One Streptomyces mobaraensis NBRC 13819 = DSM 40847 DNA segment encodes these proteins:
- the lepB gene encoding signal peptidase I, whose product MGGAERGGPGRAGRLVSGIAVALGAVLFLGGFAWAALVYKPYTVPTDSMAPTIARGARVLAQRIDGDDVRRGDVVVFHDKVWGDMAMVKRVVGVGGDTVACCDRRGRMTVNGTPVEEPYLHGGGPASSDFSATVPKGELFLLGDHRADSVDSRFHLGKDQGAIPRDAVSARVDAVLWPAGDLGVLSRPAAFGALPGGTSRPGPVRLLAVAVVAGAALILGGAAYGPLARLLTRRRASGGPASGGPASGGKASGGTGRAVAPRG is encoded by the coding sequence ATGGGCGGAGCGGAACGCGGTGGTCCGGGACGTGCCGGCAGGCTGGTGTCCGGGATCGCCGTGGCCCTCGGCGCCGTCCTCTTCCTCGGCGGCTTCGCGTGGGCGGCCCTCGTCTACAAGCCGTACACCGTCCCCACCGACTCCATGGCGCCGACCATCGCCCGCGGCGCCCGCGTCCTCGCCCAGCGGATCGACGGGGACGACGTCCGGCGCGGCGACGTCGTCGTCTTCCACGACAAGGTGTGGGGCGACATGGCCATGGTCAAACGCGTGGTGGGGGTCGGCGGCGACACCGTCGCCTGCTGCGACCGGCGGGGGCGGATGACCGTCAACGGCACCCCCGTCGAGGAACCGTATCTGCACGGTGGCGGCCCGGCCTCCAGTGATTTCTCCGCCACCGTGCCCAAGGGGGAGCTGTTCCTGCTCGGCGACCACCGCGCCGACTCCGTCGACTCCCGCTTCCACCTGGGCAAGGACCAGGGCGCGATCCCGCGCGACGCGGTGAGCGCGCGCGTGGACGCCGTGCTCTGGCCGGCCGGTGACCTGGGTGTGCTGTCCCGTCCCGCCGCGTTCGGCGCCCTGCCGGGCGGCACGTCGCGGCCGGGACCGGTGCGGCTGCTGGCCGTCGCCGTCGTGGCGGGCGCGGCGCTCATCCTGGGAGGTGCGGCGTACGGGCCGCTCGCCCGCCTGCTGACGCGGCGGAGGGCTTCGGGCGGCCCGGCGTCGGGTGGGCCCGCCTCCGGCGGGAAGGCTTCGGGCGGAACGGGAAGGGCGGTGGCGCCTCGTGGCTGA
- a CDS encoding class I SAM-dependent methyltransferase, whose translation MTPTLVRRHRPSPSPPRSRVRDWAEIQERMLVPLYEAVYERLEVDDGTRLLSLGCGSGLALLMAASRGATVSGIDTDERRLDLARERLAAHPSSVPVRLGHGGVDCVVDPADPPFTLVTAFDPLYCAGGGAREMAEALRQAAARARRGAPVVLAGWGPPERCAASGALRVAARLADPMATAAHWRPSGRDDLEDLARMAGLRPDGSGRVACPYGYADLASAVRGLLSTGAFDAATRTTDQEQVSKELTEAVHPYLRGDGTVWMPNVFRYLIARV comes from the coding sequence ATGACACCAACGCTCGTGCGACGGCACCGGCCGTCCCCGTCGCCGCCCCGGTCGCGGGTCCGCGACTGGGCGGAAATCCAGGAACGCATGCTCGTGCCGCTGTACGAAGCGGTCTACGAGCGGCTGGAAGTCGATGACGGGACCCGGTTGCTGAGCCTGGGCTGCGGATCCGGACTCGCCTTGCTGATGGCGGCCTCCCGCGGAGCCACCGTCAGCGGCATCGACACGGACGAACGACGGCTCGACCTCGCCCGGGAACGGCTGGCGGCCCACCCCTCCAGCGTGCCCGTCCGGCTGGGACACGGCGGTGTGGACTGCGTCGTGGATCCCGCGGACCCCCCGTTCACCCTCGTCACCGCCTTCGACCCGCTCTACTGCGCGGGCGGCGGCGCCCGGGAGATGGCGGAGGCGCTGCGCCAGGCCGCCGCCCGGGCGCGGCGCGGGGCGCCGGTCGTGCTGGCCGGCTGGGGGCCGCCGGAGCGCTGCGCGGCCTCGGGAGCGCTGCGGGTCGCGGCCCGGCTGGCCGACCCGATGGCCACCGCGGCGCACTGGCGGCCGAGCGGCCGGGACGACCTGGAGGACCTGGCCCGGATGGCCGGGCTGCGGCCGGACGGCTCGGGGCGGGTGGCCTGCCCGTACGGCTACGCGGATCTGGCGAGCGCGGTCCGCGGGCTGCTCTCGACGGGCGCCTTCGACGCGGCCACCCGGACCACCGACCAGGAGCAGGTGTCGAAGGAACTCACCGAGGCCGTCCACCCGTATCTGCGCGGCGACGGCACGGTCTGGATGCCGAATGTGTTCCGCTATCTCATCGCACGCGTGTAG
- the rplS gene encoding 50S ribosomal protein L19 — MSSLLDNVNAASLRTDVPAFRPGDTVNVHVRVIEGNRSRIQQFKGVVIRRQGAGISETFTVRKVSFSVGVERTFPVHSPIFEKIELVTRGDVRRAKLYYLRELRGKAAKIKEKRDN; from the coding sequence ATGTCCTCCCTGCTCGACAACGTCAACGCCGCGTCGCTGCGCACCGACGTCCCGGCCTTCCGTCCCGGTGACACCGTGAACGTCCACGTCCGCGTCATCGAGGGCAACCGCTCCCGCATCCAGCAGTTCAAGGGTGTCGTCATCCGCCGCCAGGGCGCGGGCATCAGCGAGACCTTCACCGTCCGCAAGGTCTCCTTCTCGGTCGGCGTCGAGCGCACCTTCCCGGTCCACAGCCCGATCTTCGAGAAGATCGAGCTCGTGACCCGCGGTGACGTCCGTCGCGCCAAGCTGTACTACCTCCGTGAGCTCCGCGGCAAGGCCGCGAAGATCAAGGAGAAGCGCGACAACTGA
- the rpsP gene encoding 30S ribosomal protein S16 has translation MAVKIKLKRLGKIRSPHYRIVVADSRTRRDGRAIEEIGLYHPVQNPSRIEVDSERVQYWLGVGAQPTEPVMAILKVTGDWQKFKGLPAPAPMLVAEPKKDHSGLFESVVNAAGESKGEAITPKAKKAEKKDEAADAAESAESTEA, from the coding sequence GTGGCAGTCAAGATCAAGCTGAAGCGTCTGGGCAAGATCCGTTCGCCTCACTACCGCATCGTCGTCGCCGACTCCCGTACCCGCCGTGACGGCCGGGCCATCGAGGAGATCGGCCTGTACCACCCGGTGCAGAACCCCTCGCGCATCGAGGTCGACTCCGAGCGTGTCCAGTACTGGCTGGGTGTCGGCGCGCAGCCGACCGAGCCCGTCATGGCCATCCTCAAGGTCACCGGCGACTGGCAGAAGTTCAAGGGCCTCCCGGCCCCGGCCCCGATGCTGGTGGCCGAGCCGAAGAAGGACCACAGCGGTCTCTTCGAGTCCGTCGTGAACGCCGCCGGCGAGTCGAAGGGTGAGGCCATCACCCCGAAGGCGAAGAAGGCGGAGAAGAAGGACGAGGCTGCCGACGCCGCCGAGTCCGCTGAGTCGACCGAGGCCTGA
- the trmD gene encoding tRNA (guanosine(37)-N1)-methyltransferase TrmD, which translates to MRLDVVTIFPEYLEPLNVSLVGKARARGQLDVRVHDLREWTHDKHNTVDDTPYGGGPGMVMKPEPWGEALDSVVGSGSGADAPTIIVPTPSGRPFTQELAVELSAKPWLVFTPARYEGIDRRVIEEYGERFDVREVSIGDYVLAGGEAPVLVMVEAIARLLPGVLGNAESHRDDSFAPGAMAGLLEGPVYTKPPEWRGRGIPDVLVSGHHGKIARWRRDEAFRRTVLNRPDLIERADPASFDKKDREMLSILGWAPGPDGRFGRVAPDVEE; encoded by the coding sequence ATGCGCCTCGACGTCGTCACGATCTTCCCCGAGTACCTCGAGCCGCTGAACGTCTCGCTCGTCGGCAAGGCCCGCGCCCGCGGGCAGCTCGACGTCCGCGTCCACGACCTGCGGGAATGGACGCACGACAAGCACAACACCGTCGACGACACCCCGTACGGCGGCGGCCCCGGCATGGTGATGAAGCCCGAGCCGTGGGGCGAGGCGCTGGACTCCGTCGTCGGCTCCGGTTCCGGTGCGGACGCGCCGACGATCATCGTGCCCACGCCTAGCGGCCGGCCCTTCACCCAGGAGCTGGCCGTGGAGCTGTCGGCCAAGCCCTGGCTGGTCTTCACCCCCGCCCGCTACGAGGGCATCGACCGCCGGGTGATCGAGGAGTACGGCGAGCGGTTCGACGTCCGCGAGGTCTCGATCGGCGACTACGTGCTGGCCGGCGGCGAGGCCCCGGTCCTCGTCATGGTCGAGGCCATCGCCCGGCTGCTGCCCGGGGTGCTCGGCAACGCCGAGTCGCACCGCGACGACTCCTTCGCCCCCGGCGCCATGGCGGGCCTGCTGGAGGGCCCGGTCTACACCAAGCCACCGGAGTGGCGCGGCCGGGGCATCCCGGACGTGCTGGTCAGCGGCCACCACGGGAAGATCGCCCGCTGGCGCCGGGACGAGGCGTTCCGCCGTACCGTCCTGAACCGGCCGGATCTGATCGAACGCGCCGACCCCGCGTCCTTCGACAAGAAGGACCGCGAGATGCTCTCCATCCTCGGCTGGGCCCCGGGCCCCGACGGCCGATTTGGGCGAGTGGCCCCCGACGTGGAAGAATAA
- a CDS encoding RNA-binding protein, which produces MLEEALEHLVKGIVDNPDEVQVASRTLRRGRVLEVRVHPDDLGKVIGRNGRTARALRTVVGAIGGRGIRVDLVDVDQVR; this is translated from the coding sequence ATGCTGGAGGAGGCCCTTGAGCATCTGGTCAAGGGCATCGTCGACAACCCCGACGAGGTGCAGGTGGCGTCACGCACCCTGCGCCGCGGGCGCGTGCTGGAAGTCCGGGTCCACCCGGACGACCTCGGCAAGGTGATCGGCCGCAACGGCCGTACCGCCCGAGCGCTGCGGACCGTCGTGGGCGCCATCGGCGGCCGGGGCATCCGCGTCGACCTTGTCGACGTGGACCAGGTTCGCTGA
- the proS gene encoding proline--tRNA ligase — translation MAKAPILTPQAEDFPRWYQDLINKAELADNGPVRGTMVIRPYGYGLWERMQQEMDARIKDAGASNAYFPLFIPQSYLTREAEHVEGFAPELAVVTHGGGKELEEPVVVRPTSETIINEYFSKWVQSYRDLPLLINQWANVVRWEMRPRVFLRTSEFLWQEGHTAHATYEDARDYAARIHRDVYYDFMVNVLGIDVVLGRKTPKERFAGAINTLTLEGMMRDGKALQMGTSHELGQNFAKAFNTSYLSKDGQQELVWQTSWGVSTRMVGGLIMSHGDDSGLRVPPRLAPVQAVVLAIKGDDAVIAKVREIGDQLKAAGVRVQVDDRTDTPFGRRAVDWELKGVPVRIEIGPRDLENGTAMLARRIPGGKEPVRIEDLVTLLPKVLEEDQALLLSQSRERREQRTSDVSTLEEAAEAAVAGGWARIPWSVLGAEGEAKLAEQAVTVRCLVTEDGGVPETDDAPGALAIVARAY, via the coding sequence ATGGCAAAGGCTCCCATTCTCACTCCGCAGGCGGAAGACTTCCCGCGCTGGTACCAGGACCTGATCAACAAGGCCGAACTGGCCGACAACGGCCCGGTGCGCGGCACCATGGTCATCCGCCCGTACGGCTACGGGCTGTGGGAGCGCATGCAGCAGGAGATGGACGCCCGGATCAAGGACGCGGGCGCCTCCAACGCGTACTTCCCGCTGTTCATCCCGCAGTCGTACCTCACGCGCGAGGCCGAGCACGTGGAGGGCTTCGCCCCCGAGCTCGCGGTCGTCACGCACGGCGGCGGCAAGGAGCTGGAGGAGCCGGTCGTCGTCCGGCCCACCTCCGAGACGATCATCAACGAGTACTTCTCCAAGTGGGTGCAGAGCTACCGCGACCTGCCCCTGCTGATCAACCAGTGGGCCAACGTGGTCCGTTGGGAGATGCGCCCCCGCGTCTTCCTGCGCACCAGCGAGTTCCTCTGGCAGGAGGGCCACACGGCGCACGCGACGTACGAGGACGCGCGCGACTACGCGGCGCGCATCCACCGGGACGTGTACTACGACTTCATGGTCAACGTCCTGGGCATCGACGTGGTCCTCGGCCGCAAGACGCCCAAGGAGCGCTTCGCCGGCGCGATCAACACCCTCACCCTCGAGGGCATGATGCGCGACGGCAAGGCCCTCCAGATGGGCACCAGCCACGAGCTCGGCCAGAACTTCGCCAAGGCGTTCAACACCTCGTACCTGTCCAAGGACGGGCAGCAGGAGCTGGTCTGGCAGACCTCGTGGGGCGTCTCGACCCGCATGGTCGGCGGTCTGATCATGTCGCACGGCGACGACAGCGGCCTGCGCGTCCCGCCGCGCCTGGCGCCGGTGCAGGCCGTCGTGCTCGCGATCAAGGGTGACGACGCCGTCATCGCCAAGGTCCGCGAGATCGGTGACCAGCTCAAGGCGGCGGGTGTCCGCGTCCAGGTCGACGACCGCACGGACACCCCGTTCGGCCGCCGCGCGGTGGACTGGGAGCTCAAGGGCGTTCCGGTCCGCATCGAGATCGGTCCGCGCGACCTGGAGAACGGCACCGCGATGCTCGCCCGCCGCATCCCCGGAGGCAAGGAGCCGGTGCGCATCGAGGACCTGGTGACGCTGCTGCCGAAGGTCCTGGAGGAGGACCAGGCGCTGCTGCTGAGCCAGTCCCGCGAGCGCCGCGAGCAGCGCACCTCGGACGTCTCGACGCTGGAGGAGGCCGCCGAGGCCGCCGTGGCCGGCGGCTGGGCGCGGATCCCGTGGTCGGTGCTGGGCGCCGAGGGCGAGGCCAAGCTGGCCGAGCAGGCGGTGACCGTGCGCTGCCTGGTGACCGAGGACGGCGGGGTGCCGGAGACGGACGACGCCCCGGGCGCGCTGGCCATCGTCGCGCGGGCCTACTGA
- the rimM gene encoding ribosome maturation factor RimM (Essential for efficient processing of 16S rRNA) → MQLVVGRIGRAHGIKGEVTVEVRTDEPELRLGPGAVLVTDPAGVGPLTVESGRVHSGRLLLRFAGVPDRTAAEALRNTLLIAEVDPDETPEDPDEFYDHQLVDLDVVTVDGTEVGRITEIAHLPSQDLFIVERPDGGEVMIPFVEEIVTEIDLEAQRAVVDPPPGLLDAEQAVIAGSRDESADASGSEGDR, encoded by the coding sequence GTGCAGCTCGTAGTGGGCAGGATCGGCCGCGCCCATGGCATCAAGGGCGAGGTCACCGTCGAGGTGCGGACGGACGAGCCGGAGCTGCGGCTCGGCCCGGGCGCCGTGCTGGTCACCGACCCCGCCGGGGTGGGACCGCTCACCGTCGAGAGCGGCCGGGTGCACAGCGGGCGGCTGCTGCTGCGGTTCGCCGGCGTCCCCGACCGGACGGCCGCCGAGGCGCTCCGCAACACCCTCCTGATCGCCGAGGTCGACCCGGACGAGACCCCCGAGGACCCCGACGAGTTCTACGACCACCAGCTGGTGGACCTGGACGTCGTCACCGTCGACGGCACCGAGGTCGGCCGGATCACCGAGATCGCCCACCTGCCGTCGCAGGACCTCTTCATCGTCGAACGCCCCGACGGCGGCGAGGTGATGATCCCCTTCGTCGAGGAGATCGTCACCGAGATCGACCTGGAGGCGCAGCGCGCCGTCGTCGACCCGCCGCCCGGACTGCTCGACGCCGAGCAGGCCGTGATCGCCGGCAGCCGTGACGAGTCGGCCGACGCGTCGGGTAGCGAGGGTGACCGCTGA
- the lepB gene encoding signal peptidase I, producing the protein MDTDAQLSERDRSPHPEGGEEQRSRSSRIPGRSGLAGLPRRAWRWLTGGGPLRRAGVLLACCLALVMLVGAYVVQPFVIPSASMENTLRPGDRVLVNKLAYRFGDGPRRGDVIVFDGLGSFVQEEPAENAVTKAVRKVASSVGLMQPAPTDYVKRVVGVGGDRVVCDHRGRLSVNGRVITEDYLFPGDTASRVPFTVVVPEGRLFVLGDHRSASRDSRDHLGEPGGGMVPVDRVIGRAEWIGWPLGRWTALDRPDAFDDVPEPRGHGGGARGAP; encoded by the coding sequence ATGGACACCGACGCACAGCTTTCGGAGCGCGACCGCTCTCCCCACCCCGAAGGGGGCGAGGAGCAGCGGTCGCGTTCTTCGCGTATACCGGGCCGTTCGGGGCTTGCCGGACTGCCCCGGCGGGCCTGGCGGTGGCTGACCGGCGGCGGGCCGCTGCGGCGGGCGGGGGTGCTGCTGGCCTGCTGCCTGGCCTTGGTGATGCTGGTCGGCGCGTATGTGGTGCAGCCCTTCGTGATCCCTTCGGCGTCGATGGAGAACACCCTGCGGCCGGGCGACCGGGTGCTGGTCAACAAGCTGGCCTACCGCTTCGGCGACGGGCCGCGGCGCGGGGACGTGATCGTCTTCGACGGCCTGGGGTCGTTCGTGCAGGAGGAGCCGGCCGAGAACGCGGTGACGAAGGCCGTGCGCAAGGTCGCCTCTTCGGTCGGCCTGATGCAGCCGGCGCCGACGGACTACGTGAAGCGGGTCGTGGGGGTCGGCGGGGACCGGGTGGTGTGCGACCACCGGGGGCGGCTGTCGGTCAACGGCCGTGTGATCACCGAGGACTACCTCTTCCCGGGGGACACGGCCTCGCGGGTGCCCTTCACGGTGGTGGTGCCGGAGGGGCGGCTGTTCGTCCTGGGGGACCACCGCAGCGCGTCCCGGGACTCGCGCGACCACCTAGGGGAGCCGGGCGGCGGCATGGTCCCGGTCGACCGGGTGATCGGCCGGGCGGAGTGGATCGGCTGGCCGCTCGGCCGGTGGACCGCGCTGGACCGGCCGGACGCCTTCGACGACGTGCCCGAGCCGCGCGGCCACGGCGGGGGTGCGCGTGGGGCACCGTAG
- a CDS encoding NUDIX hydrolase has product MADAAGTGGARRRAARVVLLDARDRILLLHGFEPADPGRTWWFTPGGGLEGDEGWEAAARRELAEETGITEIELGPPLWRRTCSFPFDGRRWDQEERYYLARTRQSGAWTGGGTELERRSVTGLRWWTCGELLATHETVYPTRLAELLSTLLRDGPPQVPVRLETERA; this is encoded by the coding sequence GTGGCTGACGCGGCAGGCACCGGGGGAGCCCGGCGGAGGGCGGCCCGCGTCGTCCTGCTCGACGCCCGGGACCGGATCCTGCTGCTGCACGGCTTCGAACCCGCCGACCCCGGGCGGACCTGGTGGTTCACCCCGGGCGGCGGGCTGGAGGGCGACGAGGGCTGGGAGGCGGCGGCCCGCCGCGAGCTCGCCGAGGAGACCGGGATCACGGAGATCGAGCTCGGCCCGCCGCTGTGGCGGCGCACCTGCTCGTTCCCCTTCGACGGCCGCCGGTGGGACCAGGAGGAGCGCTACTACCTGGCCCGCACCCGGCAGTCCGGCGCCTGGACCGGCGGCGGGACCGAGCTGGAACGCCGCAGTGTGACCGGACTCCGCTGGTGGACCTGCGGTGAACTCCTCGCCACCCATGAGACGGTGTATCCGACCAGGCTCGCCGAGCTGCTGAGCACGCTGCTCCGAGACGGTCCCCCGCAGGTGCCGGTGCGCCTGGAGACGGAACGCGCCTGA
- a CDS encoding YraN family protein, whose protein sequence is MDARRALGRYGEDLAVRRLTEAGMRVLARNWRCREGEIDVVAHDRDALVVCEVKTRRAGPYQHPMAALTAAKAERLRRLAGRWLERYGGPPPGGVRIDLVGVVLPERGAPEVQHVKGVA, encoded by the coding sequence ATGGACGCGCGACGGGCGCTCGGGCGCTACGGGGAGGACCTGGCGGTACGCCGGCTGACGGAGGCCGGGATGAGGGTGCTGGCCCGCAACTGGCGCTGCCGCGAAGGCGAGATCGACGTGGTGGCGCACGACCGCGACGCGCTGGTCGTGTGCGAGGTGAAGACCCGTAGGGCGGGGCCGTACCAGCATCCGATGGCGGCCCTCACGGCCGCCAAGGCCGAGCGGCTGCGCCGGCTCGCGGGGCGCTGGCTGGAGCGGTACGGCGGCCCGCCGCCGGGCGGGGTCCGCATCGACCTGGTCGGCGTGGTGCTCCCGGAGCGGGGCGCCCCCGAGGTGCAGCACGTCAAGGGGGTGGCGTGA
- a CDS encoding YifB family Mg chelatase-like AAA ATPase, whose translation MGFARTCSVALVGVEGVVVEVQADLEPGVAAFTLVGLPDKSLSESRDRVRAAVVNSGGEWPQRKLTVGLSPASVPKGGSGFDLAVACAVLGAAERIDPRRIADLVMIGELGLDGRVRPVRGVLPAVLAAADAGYRQVVVPERTAAEAALVPGVAVLGVRSLRQLVAVLTDEPVPEEEDSTAEGRPDPLLAGLAVPGAGQGMGVGAAVGGDGGHVPDLAEVAGQRRARRALEVSAAGRHHLFLLGPPGAGKTMLAERLPGLLPPLTPEESLEVTAVHSVAGTLPAGRPLVARPPYCAPHHSASMASLVGGGSGMPRPGAVSLAHRGVLFLDEAPECSPRVLDALRQPLESGHVVVARSGGVMRLPARFLLALAANPCPCGRHGLSGDGCDCAPRAVRRYLARLSGPLLDRVDLRVTVEPVARAELVGLGRGAESTETVGARVRAARERAAARYADTPWRTNSEVPGHELRTRWLVEPEALREAERDMERGLLTARGLDRVLRVAWTVADLAGHARPSADDVRQALELRTGVRRGVAGAGVGVGVGVGAEARGTL comes from the coding sequence ATGGGCTTCGCCCGGACGTGCTCGGTCGCCCTGGTCGGGGTGGAAGGGGTGGTGGTCGAGGTCCAGGCCGACCTCGAACCCGGCGTCGCCGCCTTCACCCTCGTCGGGCTGCCCGACAAGAGCCTCTCCGAGAGCCGTGACCGCGTGCGTGCCGCCGTCGTGAATTCCGGGGGCGAATGGCCGCAGCGGAAACTGACGGTGGGCCTGAGCCCCGCCTCTGTCCCCAAGGGCGGCAGCGGTTTCGACTTGGCGGTCGCCTGCGCGGTGCTGGGCGCCGCCGAGCGGATCGACCCACGGCGGATCGCCGACCTGGTGATGATCGGGGAACTGGGCCTGGACGGCCGGGTCCGCCCGGTACGGGGTGTGCTGCCGGCCGTCCTCGCGGCGGCGGACGCCGGGTACCGGCAGGTCGTCGTCCCCGAGCGCACGGCCGCCGAGGCGGCGCTGGTGCCCGGTGTCGCGGTGCTCGGCGTGCGCAGCCTCCGCCAGCTGGTGGCCGTCCTCACCGACGAGCCCGTGCCCGAGGAGGAGGATTCCACGGCGGAAGGCCGTCCCGACCCGCTGCTCGCCGGGCTCGCGGTGCCCGGCGCGGGTCAGGGCATGGGCGTGGGCGCGGCGGTCGGCGGGGACGGCGGGCACGTGCCCGACCTCGCCGAGGTCGCGGGCCAGCGGCGGGCACGCCGGGCGCTGGAGGTGTCCGCCGCCGGGCGGCACCACCTGTTCCTGCTGGGCCCGCCGGGCGCGGGCAAGACCATGCTCGCGGAGCGGCTGCCCGGCCTGCTGCCGCCGCTCACCCCGGAGGAGTCGCTGGAGGTCACGGCGGTCCACTCGGTGGCGGGCACGCTCCCGGCCGGCCGGCCGCTGGTCGCCCGGCCGCCCTACTGCGCCCCGCACCACTCGGCCTCGATGGCCTCGCTGGTCGGCGGGGGCTCGGGGATGCCCCGGCCGGGCGCGGTGTCCCTGGCTCATCGCGGAGTGCTTTTTCTGGACGAAGCGCCCGAATGTTCCCCTCGCGTCCTCGACGCCCTCCGCCAGCCGCTGGAGTCGGGGCATGTGGTCGTGGCCCGCTCGGGCGGGGTGATGCGGCTCCCGGCCCGGTTCCTGCTGGCCCTGGCCGCCAACCCCTGTCCGTGCGGGCGGCACGGGCTGAGCGGGGACGGCTGCGACTGCGCGCCCCGGGCCGTACGGCGCTATCTGGCCCGCCTCTCCGGGCCGTTGCTCGACCGGGTCGACCTCCGGGTGACCGTCGAACCGGTGGCCCGCGCGGAGCTGGTGGGGCTCGGCCGGGGCGCCGAGAGCACCGAGACGGTCGGCGCCCGGGTGCGGGCCGCCCGTGAGCGGGCCGCCGCGCGGTACGCGGACACGCCCTGGCGCACCAACAGCGAGGTCCCGGGGCACGAACTGCGCACCCGCTGGCTCGTCGAGCCGGAGGCCCTGCGGGAGGCCGAGCGGGACATGGAACGCGGCCTGCTCACCGCGCGGGGGCTGGACCGGGTGCTCAGGGTCGCCTGGACCGTCGCGGACCTCGCGGGCCACGCCCGCCCGTCGGCGGACGACGTGCGCCAGGCCCTGGAACTGCGCACCGGCGTCCGGCGGGGCGTGGCGGGGGCCGGGGTTGGGGTCGGGGTTGGGGTCGGGGCCGAGGCCAGGGGGACGCTGTGA
- a CDS encoding DUF2469 domain-containing protein, producing the protein MSAEDLEKYETEMELKLYREYRDVVGLFKYVIETERRFYLTNDYEMQVHSVQGEVFFEVSMADAWVWDMYRPARFVKQVRVLTFKDVNIEELNKSDLDLPSG; encoded by the coding sequence ATGAGCGCCGAGGACCTCGAGAAGTACGAGACCGAGATGGAGCTGAAGCTCTACCGGGAGTACCGCGACGTCGTCGGTCTGTTCAAATACGTGATCGAGACCGAGCGGCGCTTCTACCTGACCAACGACTACGAGATGCAGGTCCACTCCGTCCAGGGCGAGGTCTTCTTCGAGGTCTCGATGGCGGACGCCTGGGTCTGGGACATGTACCGGCCCGCCCGCTTCGTCAAACAGGTGCGGGTCCTGACGTTCAAGGACGTCAACATCGAGGAGCTCAACAAGAGCGATCTCGACCTTCCGAGTGGCTGA
- the lepB gene encoding signal peptidase I produces the protein MAVGARSGHGEPEKRPDGAGDPAAGQRVPPSPSVPPSPSSSPGSQGPHEGPGGPPPPEDLGRTPEGPGGGDLPEGQEPGGSVPSSKGGKPGKSGKSGKQRSFWKELPILIGVALILALFIKTFLVQAFSIPSESMQDTLQRGDRVLVDKLTPWFGAEPERGEVVVFHDPGSWLRDTPGEQSGPVGNGVQKVLSFVGLMPSAGEKDLIKRVIAVGGDKVECKGGNNPVVVNGKALDEPYIFPGDTPCSDKPFGPVTVPKGKLWVMGDHRQNSMDSRWHQDEDGGFVPVDDVVGRAIVVAWPLNRWATLPVPDTFDQPGLGAAAAAAPPALGLAGAVPLVLWRRRRLLATRARAASAVRD, from the coding sequence GTGGCGGTCGGCGCCCGGTCCGGCCATGGAGAGCCCGAGAAGCGCCCGGACGGTGCCGGGGACCCGGCTGCGGGGCAGCGGGTGCCCCCGTCGCCTTCGGTGCCGCCCTCGCCTTCGTCGTCCCCTGGGTCCCAAGGGCCCCATGAGGGCCCCGGAGGCCCCCCACCACCGGAGGATCTCGGCCGGACTCCGGAGGGGCCGGGGGGTGGCGATCTGCCGGAAGGCCAGGAGCCCGGAGGTTCGGTGCCGTCATCGAAGGGCGGCAAACCCGGTAAATCGGGGAAATCCGGGAAGCAGCGGTCCTTCTGGAAGGAACTGCCGATCCTGATCGGTGTCGCGCTGATCCTCGCGCTCTTCATCAAGACGTTCCTGGTGCAGGCGTTCTCCATCCCCTCCGAGTCGATGCAGGACACCCTCCAGCGCGGTGACCGGGTACTGGTCGACAAGCTCACCCCCTGGTTCGGCGCCGAGCCCGAGCGCGGCGAGGTGGTCGTCTTCCACGACCCGGGAAGCTGGCTCAGGGACACCCCGGGCGAGCAGTCCGGACCGGTGGGCAACGGGGTGCAGAAGGTCCTCAGCTTCGTCGGGCTCATGCCGTCCGCCGGGGAGAAGGACCTGATCAAGCGGGTCATCGCGGTCGGCGGTGACAAGGTCGAGTGCAAGGGCGGCAACAACCCCGTCGTCGTCAACGGCAAGGCGCTCGACGAGCCGTACATCTTCCCGGGGGACACCCCGTGCAGCGACAAGCCGTTCGGGCCGGTCACCGTGCCCAAGGGCAAGCTGTGGGTGATGGGCGACCACCGGCAGAACTCGATGGACTCGCGCTGGCACCAGGACGAGGACGGCGGCTTCGTGCCGGTGGACGACGTCGTCGGCCGCGCGATCGTCGTCGCCTGGCCGCTGAACCGCTGGGCGACGCTGCCCGTACCCGACACCTTCGACCAGCCAGGTCTCGGCGCTGCCGCCGCCGCGGCGCCCCCGGCACTGGGCCTCGCGGGGGCCGTCCCGCTGGTGCTGTGGCGCCGGCGCAGGCTGCTCGCCACCCGCGCCCGTGCCGCCTCCGCCGTGCGGGACTGA